In one Aythya fuligula isolate bAytFul2 chromosome 12, bAytFul2.pri, whole genome shotgun sequence genomic region, the following are encoded:
- the NUDT7 gene encoding peroxisomal coenzyme A diphosphatase NUDT7 isoform X2 yields the protein MAAAEREAEAKGRECSKEEARRRLRELDVADKFSRLPLPKASVLLPLVVRAGRLCLLLTLRAPQLRRSPGEVCFPGGKSEENDKDEIDTALREAKEEVGLPPEKVEVICRLVPGIDKMNHLVTPVVGFIEDTFQATPNPDEEVGSGEHPKLSIIKSVIQAFLKILPLKYENKVCLSTSSWLSAQCS from the exons ATGGCGGCCGCGGAGCGGGAGGCGGAGGCAAAGGGGAG AGAATGCTCGAAGGAGGAGGCGAGGCGCCGCCTGAGGGAGCTGGACGTGGCCGACAAGTTCTCCCGCTTGCCACTACCCAAAGCCTCGGTGCTGCTGCCGCTGGTGGTGCGGGCCGGGCGGCTGTGCTTGCTGCTCACCCTGCGGGCCCCGCAG CTGAGAAGATCACCAGGGGAAGTGTGTTTTCCAGGAggtaaaagtgaagaaaacGATAAAGATGAAATTGATACTGCTCTCCGAGAAGCCAAGGAAGAAGTGGGACTCCCGCCAGAGAAGGTGGAAGTCATCTGTAGGCTTGTGCCTGGAATCGATAAA ATGAATCACTTGGTAACACCAGTTGTAGGATTTATAGAGGATACATTCCAGGCCACTCCTAATCCAGATGAA GAGGTGGGGAGTGGAGAGCATCCCAAGTTGAGCATCATAAAGTCTGTGATTCAGGCATTTCTCAAGATACTACCTCTCAAGTACGAAAACAAAGTATGTCTCTCTACCTCATCCTGGCTGAGTGCTCAGTGTAGCTGA
- the NUDT7 gene encoding peroxisomal coenzyme A diphosphatase NUDT7 isoform X1 codes for MAAAEREAEAKGRECSKEEARRRLRELDVADKFSRLPLPKASVLLPLVVRAGRLCLLLTLRAPQLRRSPGEVCFPGGKSEENDKDEIDTALREAKEEVGLPPEKVEVICRLVPGIDKMNHLVTPVVGFIEDTFQATPNPDEVSDVFVMPLEYFIRPLNYMALPYKTSSGYLTWMHCFTYHDHERNKSFKIWGLTAHFAVFLALVVFRTKPTFEVDYDLDNLISSAESKFMNLYASVNEKKKSNL; via the exons ATGGCGGCCGCGGAGCGGGAGGCGGAGGCAAAGGGGAG AGAATGCTCGAAGGAGGAGGCGAGGCGCCGCCTGAGGGAGCTGGACGTGGCCGACAAGTTCTCCCGCTTGCCACTACCCAAAGCCTCGGTGCTGCTGCCGCTGGTGGTGCGGGCCGGGCGGCTGTGCTTGCTGCTCACCCTGCGGGCCCCGCAG CTGAGAAGATCACCAGGGGAAGTGTGTTTTCCAGGAggtaaaagtgaagaaaacGATAAAGATGAAATTGATACTGCTCTCCGAGAAGCCAAGGAAGAAGTGGGACTCCCGCCAGAGAAGGTGGAAGTCATCTGTAGGCTTGTGCCTGGAATCGATAAA ATGAATCACTTGGTAACACCAGTTGTAGGATTTATAGAGGATACATTCCAGGCCACTCCTAATCCAGATGAAGTGAGTGATGTTTTTGTCATGCCATTGGAGTATTTCATCAGGCCCTTAAATTACATGGCCTTGCCTTATAAAACCTCATCTGGTTACTTAACCTGGATGCACTGCTTTACATATCATGACCATGAACGCAATAAGTCATTCAAAATATGGGGACTTACTGCacattttgctgtatttcttgcTCTTGTAGTTTTTAGAACAAAACCTACCTTTGAGGTTGATTATGATCTTGACAACTTAATTTCATCTGCTGAGAGTAAGTTCATGAATTTATATGCATctgtaaatgaaaagaagaaaagtaatctATGA